A part of Fimbriiglobus ruber genomic DNA contains:
- a CDS encoding helix-turn-helix domain-containing protein, protein MRPQYSFPEPVVQAIADARYRHPDPRVQERMEILWLKTRNVTHSRIAELANVSRSTVQRTLRIYAAKGLDGVRSFGWKGQPSALTPHHGTIEDAFRRHPPHTAHEAARRIEDLTGVRRKASRVRQFLKEDLGMKCLKVAPIPVPPKKTVDEHARTQADFLKDGTGTEVGGSPRR, encoded by the coding sequence ATGCGTCCCCAATATTCGTTTCCCGAACCCGTGGTCCAAGCGATCGCGGACGCGCGCTATCGGCACCCGGACCCGCGTGTCCAAGAGCGGATGGAGATTCTCTGGCTCAAGACCCGGAACGTGACGCACAGTCGGATCGCGGAGTTGGCCAACGTGTCGCGCTCCACGGTGCAGCGGACCCTGCGGATCTATGCGGCGAAGGGTCTGGATGGGGTCCGATCGTTCGGCTGGAAGGGCCAACCCAGTGCGCTGACACCGCATCACGGGACGATCGAAGACGCGTTTCGCCGGCACCCGCCGCACACGGCCCACGAGGCGGCGCGGCGGATCGAGGACCTGACGGGCGTCCGACGCAAGGCGTCGCGGGTGCGCCAGTTCTTGAAAGAGGATCTGGGGATGAAATGCCTGAAGGTGGCACCCATCCCGGTGCCGCCCAAGAAAACGGTCGACGAACACGCCCGCACGCAGGCGGATTTTTTAAAAGACGGAACTGGAACCGAAGTTGGCGGAAGCCCGCGACGGTAA
- a CDS encoding FHA domain-containing protein gives MSAHLLALTDGPSILIDKPVLLFGRHQECDVQLNSKKVSRRHCCVAQVNDYLVVRDLGSTNGIRINGKRVNEGKLLPGDELMIGNFRYQVCGDVIGRPAREPQREEAETT, from the coding sequence ATGTCTGCTCACTTACTCGCTCTGACCGACGGACCGAGCATTCTGATCGATAAGCCGGTCTTGCTTTTCGGTCGGCATCAAGAATGCGACGTTCAACTGAATTCGAAAAAGGTTTCTCGCCGGCACTGCTGCGTCGCGCAGGTGAACGACTATTTAGTGGTCCGCGATCTGGGCAGCACGAACGGGATACGGATCAACGGCAAGCGAGTGAACGAGGGTAAACTGCTCCCCGGCGACGAGTTAATGATCGGGAATTTCCGCTACCAGGTGTGCGGGGACGTGATCGGCCGCCCGGCCCGCGAACCGCAGCGCGAAGAAGCCGAGACGACGTAA
- a CDS encoding polysaccharide biosynthesis/export family protein — protein sequence MTGARGWLGRAAFALLAGLGLIPAGCMTPGGPLAAHTAANTPPIVVPPPGTVARELDKITLPEYVIEPPDVLVINAVILFRPDPKKKDIVDLPEIPAPGDKAADKDKGGKEKSLPPDKLNSNEKLYSLPIQPVWGEYTVRPDGTVFLGVYGSVQVAGYTLRQAAAAIRESLAKQVFPDAEGVKRDSLLVVLDVTQYNSKKYYVILDGGGYGEQVIPIPIMGSETVLDALGNVYGLPAVASKRNIWVARRTPHVGQPEQILPVDWVGITQHGVTQTNYQIMPGDRVYVKAQRIIAFDTTLARIISPIERVLGITLLGSSTVNQIGARGPGF from the coding sequence ATGACAGGGGCACGCGGCTGGCTCGGCCGGGCGGCGTTCGCGCTGCTGGCGGGACTCGGGCTAATACCGGCCGGGTGCATGACCCCGGGGGGCCCACTCGCCGCGCACACCGCGGCCAACACCCCGCCGATCGTGGTGCCGCCGCCCGGCACCGTCGCCCGCGAACTCGACAAGATCACCCTCCCCGAATACGTCATCGAGCCGCCCGACGTGCTCGTGATTAACGCCGTCATCCTCTTCCGGCCAGACCCGAAGAAGAAAGACATCGTCGACCTCCCGGAAATCCCGGCCCCGGGCGACAAGGCCGCGGACAAGGACAAGGGCGGGAAAGAGAAGTCGCTGCCGCCGGACAAGCTGAACTCGAACGAGAAGCTGTACAGCCTCCCGATCCAGCCGGTCTGGGGCGAGTACACGGTCCGCCCGGACGGGACGGTGTTCCTGGGCGTGTACGGGTCGGTCCAGGTGGCCGGGTACACGCTCCGGCAGGCGGCCGCGGCGATCCGCGAATCGCTCGCCAAGCAAGTCTTCCCGGACGCGGAGGGGGTCAAGCGGGACAGCCTGCTCGTGGTCCTCGACGTGACGCAATATAATAGCAAGAAGTATTACGTGATCCTGGACGGGGGCGGGTACGGGGAGCAGGTGATCCCGATCCCGATCATGGGCAGCGAGACGGTCCTCGACGCGCTCGGGAACGTGTACGGCCTCCCGGCGGTCGCGTCCAAGCGGAACATCTGGGTCGCCCGCCGGACCCCGCACGTCGGCCAGCCGGAGCAAATTCTCCCGGTCGACTGGGTGGGGATCACGCAGCACGGTGTCACCCAGACGAACTACCAGATCATGCCCGGCGACCGCGTGTACGTGAAGGCCCAGCGGATCATCGCGTTCGACACGACCCTGGCCCGGATCATCTCGCCGATCGAACGGGTACTCGGCATCACCTTGCTCGGCAGCAGCACGGTCAACCAGATCGGCGCCCGCGGCCCGGGGTTCTAA
- a CDS encoding AAA family ATPase yields MYIRQLSLNRIRTFVRNTFKFVYPDQTSGPGANGASVNGVLRPRLPNVNLLVGENGSGKSTVLQAIALTTLGPAAQDAKLPVRPLARFDEPGKLSSHKSTMEAQLLLHEQDGTTTEIESRLEVWGRGELEGLRYRGKDKRAWAPVFSSENEAFFCVAYGATRRIDAGESAERGAPPKSSFLRAQRMQSIFQDSYSLFPLPWWLPNLQAGEPDRYSQVIDLMNQLLKPAEYRFTGERKGQEYLFERGSTRVPLPSLSDGYRAFIAWVADLLYHVCHGCPPGKSLVESRGVVLVDEIDLHLHPRWQMQVVETVANTFPRMQFFFTSHSPLVAGSLEWMNIIALKNQEGTNRTAVERFKRSIHGLDADQILLSEFFGLTTTRAPGKVRQLEELSRRARHGDEQAAREIILAMARGTEAVQ; encoded by the coding sequence ATGTACATCCGGCAACTTAGCCTAAACAGAATAAGAACATTCGTTCGCAACACGTTTAAATTCGTGTATCCCGACCAGACCTCCGGGCCGGGGGCCAACGGTGCGTCAGTCAACGGGGTCTTGCGACCGCGGCTACCGAATGTGAACCTACTGGTCGGCGAAAACGGTTCGGGGAAGAGTACCGTACTCCAGGCGATCGCGCTGACGACCCTCGGGCCTGCCGCACAGGACGCGAAATTGCCGGTACGGCCGCTGGCCCGGTTCGACGAACCGGGCAAACTGAGTTCGCACAAATCGACGATGGAAGCCCAGTTATTGCTACACGAACAAGATGGCACGACCACGGAGATCGAATCGCGCCTTGAGGTGTGGGGCCGCGGCGAACTTGAAGGGCTGCGATACCGCGGAAAGGACAAGCGGGCCTGGGCTCCCGTTTTCTCGTCCGAAAACGAGGCTTTCTTTTGCGTCGCCTACGGGGCCACCCGCCGGATCGACGCCGGCGAGAGCGCGGAACGCGGAGCCCCGCCCAAGTCATCCTTTCTGCGTGCCCAACGTATGCAGAGCATCTTCCAGGATTCTTATTCGCTCTTCCCGCTCCCCTGGTGGTTGCCGAATCTGCAGGCCGGCGAGCCGGATCGCTATTCCCAGGTGATCGACCTGATGAACCAACTGCTTAAACCGGCCGAGTACCGTTTTACCGGCGAACGGAAGGGACAGGAGTACCTGTTCGAACGCGGCTCGACCCGCGTGCCGCTGCCGAGCCTGTCCGACGGCTATCGCGCCTTCATCGCCTGGGTCGCGGACCTGCTCTATCACGTCTGCCACGGATGTCCGCCGGGCAAGTCCCTGGTGGAAAGCCGGGGCGTCGTCCTCGTCGACGAAATTGATCTGCACTTGCACCCCCGTTGGCAGATGCAAGTCGTCGAGACGGTGGCCAACACATTTCCGCGGATGCAATTCTTTTTTACGTCCCACAGCCCGCTCGTCGCGGGGAGCCTCGAGTGGATGAACATTATCGCGCTCAAGAACCAAGAGGGGACGAATCGGACGGCGGTCGAGCGGTTCAAGCGCAGCATTCATGGGCTCGACGCGGACCAGATTCTGCTGTCCGAGTTCTTCGGCCTGACGACCACGAGAGCACCCGGGAAGGTCCGTCAACTCGAGGAGCTGAGCCGGCGCGCGCGGCACGGCGACGAGCAGGCCGCCCGCGAGATCATTCTGGCCATGGCCCGGGGGACGGAGGCCGTGCAATGA
- a CDS encoding SMC-Scp complex subunit ScpB gives MRLGLIAVARRGEAGAREICYGTTSRFLDLFNLSGLDDLPRLVDAK, from the coding sequence GTGCGGCTCGGCCTGATCGCGGTCGCCCGCCGCGGCGAGGCCGGCGCCCGCGAGATCTGCTACGGCACCACTTCGCGGTTCCTCGACCTGTTCAACCTGTCCGGCCTCGACGACCTGCCCCGACTCGTGGACGCGAAGTGA
- a CDS encoding CBS domain-containing protein, whose product MTASHATERILNDPVALHVRREITALSPDWSVGEALDHMRRTPPPGRVIYFYVTDSDGRLVGVVPTRRLLFAPPETRVADVMIRHVVTIPEAATVLEACEFFTLHRFLAFPVVDADRKFIGMIDVELYTGELAGELGADDPNGAAAARVGDDVFEIIGVHLTAAAQANPGRAFWGRFPWLLCNIAGGLVAAGLASFYDDVLTWKGAVLSLFIPVVLALSESVAIQSVTLTVGRFRAGTGDRKRQLRSALTEGATGALLGASTAGVVALVAAIWLRDAAVASVLFGAIGAGVAVSTVVGFAVPTLLHQFRLNPQVAAGPISLASADMLTLLIYFNLARTVL is encoded by the coding sequence ATGACAGCTTCGCACGCGACCGAGCGCATCCTGAACGACCCGGTGGCACTCCACGTCCGCCGGGAAATCACCGCCCTGTCTCCGGACTGGTCGGTGGGGGAAGCACTCGACCACATGCGGCGGACGCCCCCACCCGGGCGGGTGATCTATTTCTACGTCACCGACAGCGACGGCCGGCTGGTCGGAGTCGTGCCGACGCGCCGGCTCCTTTTCGCCCCGCCGGAGACCCGGGTCGCGGACGTCATGATCCGCCACGTCGTCACCATCCCCGAGGCGGCTACCGTTCTGGAAGCGTGCGAGTTCTTCACCCTCCACCGGTTCCTGGCGTTCCCGGTCGTGGACGCGGACCGGAAGTTCATCGGGATGATCGACGTCGAACTCTATACGGGTGAACTCGCCGGCGAACTGGGAGCCGACGACCCGAACGGGGCGGCCGCCGCCCGGGTCGGGGACGACGTGTTCGAGATCATCGGCGTCCACCTGACCGCGGCCGCCCAGGCGAACCCCGGCCGGGCCTTCTGGGGGCGGTTCCCCTGGCTCCTGTGCAACATCGCGGGCGGCCTGGTCGCCGCCGGCCTGGCCAGCTTTTACGACGACGTACTCACCTGGAAGGGGGCCGTCCTGTCGCTGTTCATTCCCGTCGTACTCGCGCTGTCCGAAAGTGTGGCCATCCAGTCAGTAACGCTGACCGTCGGGCGGTTCCGGGCGGGGACGGGGGACCGGAAGCGGCAACTGCGAAGCGCGCTCACCGAAGGGGCAACCGGCGCACTGCTCGGCGCGAGTACGGCCGGGGTGGTCGCGCTGGTTGCGGCCATCTGGCTCCGCGACGCGGCCGTCGCGAGCGTCCTGTTCGGGGCCATCGGCGCGGGCGTGGCCGTGTCCACGGTGGTCGGGTTTGCGGTGCCCACGCTGCTTCACCAGTTCCGCTTGAACCCCCAGGTCGCCGCCGGCCCAATCTCCCTGGCCTCGGCAGACATGCTCACCCTCTTGATTTATTTCAACCTCGCCCGCACGGTTTTGTAA
- a CDS encoding SAP domain-containing protein: MLNELDKDKLSSMCASFGLKSSGAKAELVTRLIDFYDDLTFEERVTKDSREEWYANYELLAGRAYAELPAKRLINKDLDIEHMFEDATAFLFEARLHVPCDMTRKDNKADGKLQLDNTQCLLLDCKSAEAAVNLQDYLDTQFDGYLRKERDSGKQPLGFLVIAPGFTPQSLRLAYQYKARTTWDVALITAEGLRHLADRWVIAEPQKPFPVRLLNRTDIIDKERAEILLSLV, from the coding sequence GTGTTGAACGAGCTGGACAAAGATAAGTTGTCCTCAATGTGCGCGAGCTTCGGGCTAAAATCGTCCGGTGCGAAAGCCGAACTGGTCACCCGCCTGATAGATTTCTACGACGATCTGACGTTTGAAGAACGGGTGACAAAAGACTCGCGCGAAGAGTGGTACGCGAATTATGAACTGCTCGCAGGTCGAGCTTACGCCGAACTCCCTGCCAAGCGACTGATCAATAAGGATCTCGACATCGAGCATATGTTCGAGGACGCGACCGCGTTCTTGTTTGAGGCGCGGCTTCACGTTCCGTGCGACATGACCCGAAAAGATAACAAGGCCGACGGTAAGCTCCAACTCGACAATACCCAATGCCTACTTCTGGACTGCAAGTCTGCCGAAGCTGCGGTGAATCTGCAGGATTATCTCGACACTCAGTTCGACGGTTATCTGCGTAAAGAACGCGACAGCGGGAAACAACCCCTCGGATTTCTGGTGATCGCACCGGGCTTTACACCGCAATCACTTCGGCTCGCCTACCAGTATAAAGCCCGGACGACCTGGGACGTGGCGTTAATCACCGCAGAAGGATTGCGGCATTTGGCCGATCGGTGGGTCATTGCCGAACCGCAAAAGCCTTTTCCGGTTCGACTGCTCAACAGGACCGACATAATCGACAAGGAACGGGCCGAAATACTATTGAGCTTGGTCTGA
- a CDS encoding DUF420 domain-containing protein produces the protein MPTGPEIILTLKVLVTAVTVLFAASLWAIATGRRKLHGRINTVFFVLTLTTVLGFELLIRLGTDITSQFSDEAKRALTIHLYFAVPSALLLPVQLYTGVTHRRSFHIAVGTLFLILWTGTFVTGLFFLPHGG, from the coding sequence GTGCCGACCGGCCCCGAGATCATCCTGACGTTGAAGGTGTTGGTGACCGCGGTCACGGTCCTGTTCGCCGCGTCCCTGTGGGCGATCGCGACCGGCCGGCGCAAGCTGCACGGGCGGATCAACACCGTCTTTTTCGTTCTCACCCTCACCACCGTCCTCGGTTTCGAGTTGCTCATCCGGCTCGGGACGGACATCACCTCGCAGTTCTCGGACGAGGCCAAGCGGGCGCTGACCATTCACCTCTATTTCGCCGTCCCGTCCGCCCTGCTGTTGCCGGTCCAGTTGTACACCGGCGTCACCCACCGCCGCTCGTTCCATATCGCGGTCGGAACACTGTTCCTGATCTTGTGGACGGGGACGTTCGTGACCGGGCTGTTTTTCCTGCCGCACGGCGGCTAA
- a CDS encoding sialate O-acetylesterase, which yields MLPRKVLFWVAAAGALAVAPARADVKPHPLFTDNMVLQQGVSLPVFGMADPGEEVTVTLTGPKGSATAKTEADKTGHWKVLLDKQTAGTGFSLTAAGKNKAEFKNVAVGEVWVCSGQSNMEMQVNSSETPDKVKAESKHPNIRLFTVHQRAALAPITDQADLKHFEKWVVCGPDTVGRFSAVAYHFGVSLQKHLDDTPIGLIHTSWGGTPAEAWTSLEALAAVPELNHYVNNVKNLKEQIAKYDPVKGKEAYAAAQEKYKEALAKHKDAVEKAKAEGKTAPKAPTPPQQPGPPAAGGHTPAALYNAMIAPLLPYAVKGAIWYQGESNAGRAFEYRTLFATMIEDWRTKWKSDLPFMLVQLAPFMAINKEPQDSQWAELREAQYLATVNLKKVGMSVITDVGDEKDIHPKPKQPVGERLATAARALAYGEKVEPIGPTYKSLKVEGDKAVVTFDHLGGGLVAKGDKLTGFTVCGKDHKFHNAAAEIKGDTVVVTCPDVAEPVAVRFGWANFPVVNLWSKDGLPACPFRSDTFQGVTEPKKPAATATKTSASKYSRTRLK from the coding sequence ATGTTGCCCCGCAAGGTTCTGTTTTGGGTCGCCGCCGCCGGCGCCCTCGCGGTCGCGCCCGCACGCGCGGACGTCAAACCGCACCCGCTGTTCACCGACAACATGGTCCTCCAACAGGGCGTCTCTCTGCCCGTGTTCGGGATGGCCGACCCCGGCGAAGAAGTCACGGTCACGCTGACCGGGCCGAAAGGCTCGGCGACCGCCAAGACCGAGGCGGACAAGACCGGCCACTGGAAGGTTCTCCTCGACAAACAAACCGCCGGGACCGGGTTCTCCCTGACCGCCGCCGGGAAGAACAAGGCCGAATTCAAGAACGTCGCCGTCGGCGAGGTCTGGGTCTGCTCCGGCCAGTCGAACATGGAGATGCAGGTCAACTCGAGCGAAACGCCGGACAAGGTCAAGGCGGAATCGAAGCACCCGAACATCCGCCTGTTCACGGTCCACCAGCGGGCCGCGCTCGCGCCGATCACCGACCAGGCGGACCTCAAGCACTTCGAGAAGTGGGTCGTCTGCGGACCGGATACCGTCGGCCGCTTCTCGGCCGTCGCGTACCACTTCGGCGTGAGCCTGCAAAAGCACCTGGACGACACCCCGATCGGCCTGATCCACACGTCGTGGGGCGGGACGCCGGCCGAGGCGTGGACGAGCCTGGAGGCGCTGGCCGCCGTGCCCGAACTGAACCACTACGTCAACAACGTGAAGAACCTGAAGGAGCAGATCGCCAAGTACGACCCGGTGAAGGGCAAAGAAGCGTATGCGGCCGCGCAGGAAAAGTACAAGGAAGCCCTGGCGAAGCACAAGGATGCGGTCGAGAAGGCGAAGGCCGAGGGTAAGACGGCCCCGAAGGCCCCGACCCCTCCCCAACAGCCCGGCCCGCCCGCAGCCGGCGGCCACACCCCCGCGGCGCTGTACAACGCGATGATCGCGCCGCTGCTGCCGTACGCCGTGAAGGGCGCGATCTGGTACCAGGGCGAGTCGAACGCCGGCCGGGCGTTTGAGTACCGCACCCTGTTCGCCACGATGATCGAAGACTGGCGGACGAAGTGGAAATCCGACCTGCCGTTCATGCTCGTGCAACTCGCCCCGTTCATGGCGATCAACAAGGAGCCGCAGGACAGCCAGTGGGCCGAACTCCGCGAGGCCCAATACCTGGCCACGGTCAACCTCAAGAAGGTCGGCATGTCCGTCATCACCGACGTCGGCGACGAGAAGGACATTCACCCGAAGCCGAAGCAGCCGGTCGGCGAGCGGCTCGCGACCGCGGCCCGCGCCCTCGCCTACGGCGAGAAGGTCGAGCCGATCGGGCCGACGTACAAGAGCCTCAAGGTCGAGGGCGACAAAGCCGTCGTGACCTTCGACCACCTGGGCGGCGGGCTCGTCGCGAAAGGCGACAAGCTGACCGGCTTCACGGTCTGCGGGAAGGACCACAAGTTCCACAACGCCGCGGCCGAGATCAAGGGCGACACCGTCGTCGTGACGTGCCCGGACGTGGCCGAGCCGGTCGCCGTCCGGTTCGGGTGGGCCAACTTCCCGGTCGTCAACCTGTGGAGCAAGGACGGGCTGCCCGCGTGCCCGTTCCGGTCCGACACGTTCCAGGGCGTGACCGAGCCGAAGAAGCCGGCCGCGACCGCGACGAAGACCTCCGCGTCGAAGTATTCTCGGACTCGCCTGAAGTGA
- the thrC gene encoding threonine synthase translates to MTSHAFQRCIHPHCGATVDLSDTSFRCPKCGGLLDVAYDWSRLPVPKSLKDFEAKWTDRTHPLNFSGVWRFRELFPFAPDDRVMTIGEGQTLCQRADPVAEYVGLKPGKLFLQYEGMNPSGSFKDNGMTAAFTHARMVDARRAACASTGNTSASLAIYCAATNLMRAVIFIGSGKISYGKLSQALEHNALTLQIAGDFDDALRRVQEVSRALGIYLVNSVNPFRLEGQKSIMFRVLEALRWEVPDWIVVPGGNLGNVSAFGKAFMELLELGLIPRAPRLAVINAAGANTFYQLYERHGVRWNGGKPDDKKTNAYLKMLDDTGARADTLASAIEINRPVNFPKALRALERCGGCVREVTDQEILDAKAKIGAGGLGCEPASAASVAGLLKLVKEGVVAPDERVVCILTGHVLKDPTATVAYHSSDPKTFEDVLGKRGVRRAAFANRAVQVPNDLDEIVKALELYA, encoded by the coding sequence ATGACCTCCCACGCCTTCCAGCGCTGCATCCACCCGCACTGCGGGGCCACGGTGGACCTGTCCGACACTTCGTTCCGGTGCCCGAAATGCGGCGGGCTCCTGGACGTCGCGTATGACTGGTCCCGCCTCCCAGTGCCGAAGTCGCTCAAGGACTTCGAGGCGAAGTGGACCGATCGCACGCACCCGCTCAATTTCTCCGGCGTCTGGCGGTTCCGCGAACTCTTCCCGTTCGCCCCGGACGACCGCGTGATGACGATCGGCGAAGGCCAGACGCTCTGCCAGCGGGCGGACCCGGTGGCCGAGTACGTCGGCCTGAAGCCGGGGAAGCTGTTCCTGCAGTACGAAGGCATGAACCCGTCCGGGTCGTTCAAGGACAACGGGATGACGGCCGCGTTCACCCACGCCCGGATGGTCGACGCCCGCCGGGCCGCGTGCGCGAGCACCGGGAACACGAGCGCGAGCCTCGCTATCTACTGCGCGGCCACCAACTTGATGCGGGCGGTGATCTTCATCGGGTCCGGCAAAATCTCCTACGGAAAGCTGTCCCAGGCTCTCGAGCACAACGCCCTTACGCTCCAGATCGCCGGCGACTTCGACGACGCCCTGCGGCGAGTCCAAGAAGTGTCTCGTGCGCTCGGGATTTACCTGGTCAACAGCGTGAATCCGTTCCGCCTGGAAGGGCAGAAGTCGATCATGTTCCGCGTGTTGGAGGCACTCCGCTGGGAAGTCCCGGACTGGATCGTCGTCCCCGGCGGGAACCTCGGCAACGTGTCCGCCTTCGGCAAGGCGTTCATGGAGCTGCTGGAACTCGGCCTAATCCCCCGCGCCCCGCGGCTCGCGGTCATCAACGCGGCCGGGGCCAACACGTTTTACCAGCTGTACGAGCGGCACGGGGTCCGGTGGAACGGCGGCAAGCCGGACGACAAGAAAACCAACGCCTACCTGAAGATGCTCGACGACACGGGCGCCCGCGCGGACACGCTGGCCAGCGCCATCGAGATCAACCGGCCAGTTAACTTCCCGAAGGCGCTGCGGGCGTTGGAGCGGTGCGGCGGCTGTGTCCGCGAGGTGACCGACCAGGAGATTCTGGACGCCAAGGCGAAGATCGGGGCCGGCGGCCTGGGATGTGAGCCGGCGTCCGCGGCCAGCGTGGCCGGGTTGCTCAAGCTGGTCAAGGAAGGCGTCGTCGCCCCGGACGAGCGGGTCGTCTGCATCCTGACCGGGCACGTCCTGAAAGACCCGACGGCGACCGTCGCGTACCACAGCTCGGACCCGAAGACGTTCGAGGACGTCCTCGGCAAGCGCGGGGTCCGGCGGGCCGCGTTCGCCAACCGCGCGGTCCAGGTGCCGAACGACCTGGACGAGATCGTAAAGGCTCTCGAACTGTACGCTTAA
- the scpB gene encoding SMC-Scp complex subunit ScpB, producing MPPDPPDEPSTDPVEPDIESSLALSRAAAARLGQIEWQLETEPGLEFEPAPNPAAPSPAATPVPDLPAPDAPVPSRPTAEPARPRLSFFPSRTAESEAPPPPDRILEALLFVGGPPLTPDAVAVAVRGLTSDQVREAVDRLNKAYRVQNRPYTIQPRDGGYVLVVKPAYRGVKEKLFGGPREARLGQPALDVLSLVAYRQPITKADVDALRGADSATVLRQLVRLGLIAVARRGEAGAREICYGTTSRFLDLFNLSGLDDLPRLVDAK from the coding sequence ATGCCGCCCGACCCGCCCGACGAACCGTCCACCGATCCGGTCGAGCCGGATATCGAGTCGTCGCTCGCGCTCAGTCGTGCGGCGGCCGCACGGCTGGGCCAGATCGAGTGGCAACTCGAAACCGAGCCCGGACTCGAATTTGAACCGGCCCCCAACCCGGCCGCTCCGAGTCCGGCCGCAACGCCAGTACCCGACTTGCCTGCGCCCGACGCGCCGGTCCCGAGTCGGCCGACGGCCGAACCCGCGCGGCCGCGGCTGTCATTTTTCCCGAGTCGGACGGCGGAGTCGGAAGCCCCGCCACCACCGGACCGTATTCTGGAAGCTCTCTTATTCGTCGGCGGCCCGCCCCTGACGCCGGACGCGGTTGCGGTCGCCGTCCGCGGACTGACGTCGGACCAGGTTCGCGAAGCCGTCGACCGACTGAACAAGGCGTACCGCGTCCAGAACCGCCCGTACACGATTCAACCACGGGACGGCGGTTACGTGCTGGTGGTGAAGCCGGCGTATCGGGGTGTGAAAGAGAAGCTGTTCGGCGGCCCGCGGGAGGCCCGACTCGGCCAGCCGGCGCTCGACGTGTTGAGCCTCGTCGCGTACCGCCAGCCGATCACCAAGGCGGACGTGGACGCGCTGCGGGGGGCGGACTCGGCGACGGTCCTGCGGCAACTCGTGCGGCTCGGCCTGATCGCGGTCGCCCGCCGCGGCGAGGCCGGCGCCCGCGAGATCTGCTATGGCACCACTTCGCGATTTCTTGACCTGTTCAACCTGTCCGGCCTCGACGACCTGCCCCGGCTCGTGGACGCGAAGTGA
- the dapB gene encoding 4-hydroxy-tetrahydrodipicolinate reductase: protein MKTFIAINGASGRMGKRLVALAQEDPDLVVVAAVNSPNNPHLGQDAGTIAGVQPLGVPVSAELPLSARIDCVIDFSSPAGTLSVLKPCVDRKLPLVIATTGLEADHRAEIAAAAHHTAVLLSPSMSLVVNLLFKLTKVTAQALAGKGFDVEIIERHHRFKKDAPSGTAAHFAKIVQQEMGQKQIRHGRDGIVGERPHEEIGVHAIRGGDNVGEHTVIFSALGETLELVHKGYSRDSYARGALLAAKFMVGKGAGMYTMNDVLGI, encoded by the coding sequence GTGAAGACCTTTATCGCGATCAACGGGGCGAGCGGGCGGATGGGCAAGCGGCTCGTCGCCCTGGCGCAAGAAGACCCGGACCTGGTCGTCGTGGCGGCCGTCAACTCTCCGAACAACCCGCACCTGGGGCAGGACGCGGGCACCATCGCCGGGGTTCAACCGCTCGGGGTGCCGGTCTCGGCCGAGCTGCCGCTGTCGGCCCGGATCGATTGCGTCATCGATTTCTCGTCCCCGGCCGGGACGCTCTCCGTCCTCAAGCCGTGCGTCGACCGCAAGCTGCCGCTCGTCATCGCCACGACGGGTTTGGAAGCGGACCACCGGGCCGAGATCGCCGCGGCCGCCCACCACACGGCCGTCCTCCTCTCCCCGAGCATGTCGCTAGTCGTCAACCTGCTCTTCAAGCTGACGAAGGTGACGGCCCAGGCGCTCGCCGGCAAGGGGTTCGACGTGGAGATCATCGAACGGCACCACCGCTTCAAGAAAGACGCCCCGAGCGGGACGGCCGCTCACTTCGCGAAGATTGTCCAGCAGGAGATGGGGCAGAAGCAGATCCGCCACGGCCGCGACGGGATCGTGGGCGAGCGGCCGCACGAGGAGATCGGCGTCCACGCCATCCGCGGCGGGGACAACGTGGGCGAGCACACTGTCATCTTCAGCGCGCTCGGCGAGACCCTCGAACTCGTCCACAAGGGGTACAGTCGGGACAGCTACGCCCGCGGCGCCCTGCTGGCAGCCAAGTTTATGGTGGGCAAAGGCGCGGGAATGTACACGATGAACGACGTGCTGGGGATATAG
- a CDS encoding IS630 family transposase: MAEARDGKRTVYFVDASHFVLASFLGWVWCFVRLHVRAASGRQRYNVLGALNAVTHELVTEINTTYITATSVCALLRKIAALGGSLPITLVLDNARYQRCALVEHTAKALGIELLFLPSYSPNLNLIERLWKFVKKEALNSRHHQDFKKFQEAIDHCLADLPTKHREKLATLMTHKFQTWDNVSLLDA; encoded by the coding sequence TTGGCGGAAGCCCGCGACGGTAAGCGGACGGTGTACTTCGTGGACGCGTCGCACTTCGTCTTGGCGTCGTTCCTGGGGTGGGTGTGGTGCTTCGTCCGGTTACATGTCCGGGCCGCGTCGGGACGGCAGAGGTACAACGTGCTGGGTGCGCTGAACGCGGTCACGCACGAGCTGGTGACAGAAATCAACACGACGTACATCACGGCCACCTCGGTGTGTGCGTTGCTCCGCAAGATCGCGGCCCTCGGTGGGTCATTGCCGATCACGCTGGTACTCGACAACGCCCGCTACCAGCGGTGCGCGCTGGTGGAGCACACGGCCAAGGCACTCGGGATCGAGTTGTTGTTCCTGCCGTCGTATTCGCCGAACCTGAACTTGATCGAGCGACTCTGGAAGTTCGTGAAGAAGGAGGCGTTGAACAGCCGCCACCATCAGGACTTCAAGAAGTTCCAGGAGGCCATCGACCATTGCTTGGCGGATCTGCCGACGAAACACCGAGAGAAACTGGCGACCCTGATGACCCACAAATTCCAGACGTGGGACAATGTGTCACTCCTGGACGCGTAA